atattgtgaatgtgttactttttctcattttatctCATAAATGGAATGGTgcattctttctctctcatatgtaagtaaaaattaataactaagAGAATATATACATTCTGAGATAAGATGGAGAAGTACTCTTAACAGTTTTATTTAATGGTTGTATGACAATAGGTACAAAAGTTTtgctttgaaaatttatttattacagaaaaaaaaaatacaagatctatatataattaaatagtaCTCTAACTAAGAAGTTTACTTTTTGATATAGATGGGATATCAAAAATTCTTCCCTTAAACTTGCTTATGTTTAAATTATATGGAGTTAAATActtcacaaagaaaaaaaaaatgaacaatatcATTTTCAGAATTTCAAAAATCGTACGTAATTACGTAATCAAAGGTCAAAACGTCCaaaaacaattataggaaaaaaacaacaatagtaTTTTTTAGTTTGCACAAAAGGACATTCCAACAGTcgaaaattttagaataaaaacaaaagaaaacgtTCATTTTTCTCGtcacatactttttttttatttatcatttttgtattgtattaAACAAAACGTTCAAATTCACAGCACCCAAGAAAGTTTGTAGATTCTCTATGCTCTCTCTCATGTCCCAACTATATATTATACCACTTCTTATACTCTCTCTTtactttctttctcaaaaagtgATCAGAACTCAGAagggttctctctctctctctctctctctctctctctctctgtcttatCAGTGGAAGCTTAGTGGGAAAGCTTTTGCAGCAGCAGCTCTCTTTTCTTCGCACTCTGGAATTAAAAAAagggtctctctctctttggtttGAGAATGGTGAATACCAAAATGGGTTGCTGAGGATTTGTGCTCAAAGTGTTTCTGGAActgcaaaattttccaactttTGGTACTGTTTTGTTCAGAGATAATGGAGATCAGCATTTACTGGGTGCATCTATTGGTGGTGCTTTGCTTGGGGATGTTTATGAAAAGTCTGTGCCATGATGAAAACACTGATGCAAATGTGTATATTGTTACTTTGAGACAAGCTCCTGCTGCTCATTACTATGGTGAGTTGAGAAGCGACTTCACACATGGTTCTCCTTCTTCGGAAAGATTGAATATTCACAAACCAaggtactttatttttttttcctttttatataatatgtaCAGTTTACAGTTGTGGTGTAATTATCAGTAGTGTTCAGCAGCTCAAGTTAATTGGTAATTTTGATATGTTATTGAAAAGAAAGATGCTATATTGTACACCTTTTAGTGGGTGTTAATTGATTGTGGTAAAGTTATGGTCCAGAGTTGTGGTAAAAGGTACTACATTCTTCATGTATACGATTCATTATTGTGTTATTTTCGTCTTGGAGTGGTTGCTCAAAATTTGACCGtttgaaattgggcattttatgaATTGGGTCTTGTATTTCTATCTTTTTACACCATAGAAAAGATTCGAATTATTAGTGTATTCATTTGGTAGCTTTTGACTGGTTAAGACGTGGAAGTTTGGGGCTGGCTGATGGTGTCTTCTTGGTGGGGTTATTTGGAAACTGTCTTTTATGAACGTGTGGATCTTGTATTTATCATAAATTCGTAATTTGctaatttaataatttcttcACATATAGTAAGTGTAAAATAGTGATGGCTTTACCTTGCTAAAAGATGTTATCCTGTATAATTGTTTgcccattgccataattcagATAGCATGGATAATTATTTTGGGCTGGaatttatgcttttcttttccGTATCTATGCTAAATTCCAAATCTTTGTTTGTCCTTTTCAATCAGTCTGTAAAAGTAGGAGCTTTAACATGACAATGATGCTTTTAATTGTATCCTTTCTAGATTTAGAAATACTTCAAGAACGGATCGGAGGTATAGTTCTCATATAGCTCAAGTTCATGATTCATTATTGAAGCGGGTGTTAAGGGGGGAGAAATATCTGAAGTTGTACAGCTACCATTACTTGATTAATGGATTTGCTGTCCTTGTTACCCCACTCCAGGTATTGTATTAGTCAAATTTCTCCATCATTATTATAATGTTATTCCATCATCATACTCTGAAGTACTTAGTGGCAGGATTTTCCCTAAGTGGATGCAAACTCTATAAACAAGTACCATATTTTTGGTTgatattgttttccaaaaagtgtatgtgtgtatgtaaGTATCTGGATcaaattattaacttattaCCATtgtcctcaattttttttttgtattccaAAAACATAGCACGATCGCCTTAATATATATCCATAATTgattcaaaattaataattcaGTACACCTTATAATTGTTTTATATTCACATATATCTGTTTTCAAAAGAGAAcctaatatgaattttataCTAACTAATAATGAGTTGACTAAAATTAGCAACATTTAGACCAATGTGATGTCTAACTAAGAAATCATTATAGGAAACATGATATTAGAAGTCCtaaatagaaaaatttaaattctcttCTAAATTATTCACTGTTATTATAGGATAACCCTAATTACTATAATATTCAATGTGTATTAGGAAATCAATTGATGCTGCAGACATTTTTGGTCATACAATCAGATAACTCAATACATAGATAGAATATAGCCTATGTTTAAGAAGCACGTAAACAGATTTAAAAGTGGGACAAAGAAGATTGATTGAAACCTTATCattttgtttgataataaaatcTCATAACTTTTCAGTATTACAAAGTGAgcatatttttatctttaaaaaaatctaagtgAATGAAGCAATAgatattctaaaaaatttataaattatgagcTAAACctaaaagtttcaaaatttcagTGGGGATACTGCTTCTATTCAGCCACACCTAGCTCTGCCCATGATCATACTTGTATGTTGTAATGCTATAAGATGATGATACTGTATAATTAATGTAGATGCTTATATTTTCTTGGAAAAGattgtgtatttaaaattatgggttttgtgtttgtgtgtgaatTCTTGGGGCGTTATATGTTTGTAGAAATGTTTAGACTTTGCGACTGTTATCTCTATTAATATTTGGAAAAATTGAAGGCAGACAAGCTTTCAAGGAGGAGTGAAGTGGCAAATGTGATTTTGGATTTCTCTGTTAAAACTGCTACCACCCATACTCCACAGTTCTTGGGACTACCAAATGGGGCATGGATTCAAGAGGGTGGTTTTGAATATGCTGGAGAGGGAATCGTGATAGGGTTTGTTGATACTGGCATTGATCCAACACACCCCAGCTTTGCTGATGATATATCTGAACATCCATATCCAGTTCCGGCTCATTTTTCTGGCATCTGTGAGGTTACTCGGGAGTTTCCATCTGGTTCATGCAATAGGAAGCTTGTTGGGGCCCGCCATTTTGCAGCATCTGCTATAACCAGAGGGATTTTCAATTCAACTCAGGACTATGCTTCACCATTTGATGGTGATGGCCATGGCACGTGAGTGTTTTTCTTATATCCTGGTTGATTGTCTCATAGTTTTACTGTTTTTTACTTCTGCGGTCTGTTTGTATTTTTGTGAATTTGCActcctttttccattttttttccatgaGTTACTAAAGGCTCTGAGCTATCCTGGTTTCTGGAAGCAATTTCAGCCTGCCAAGTATACTGAAATCTTGAAATTGGAATCCAGATTAGGATTTACTCATCTTAAATATGTTCAACTGCAGCCATATGAACTGGTTTTGCATTATTGCAGCCAGATTGCAACTTAGACATTGGTTTAAGAGGTAAAAGGGATAGGGTGGAAGTGGGATATATCTTAATCAAtcttaagttttaaatttcccacacacacacacacaaagaaagagGCAAAAGATTATTGCATCCATACAaatcaatacttttaaggtcAGAAAGAAAGGTAGCGGAAAAGAGCTTTGTTCTATACCTGGTTATTTTATTAGTTCATTTTTGGCTTGGCCGAGTCTTTTAAATGAGGATTCCACTTTCCATGAGTGGTCAATTatgattacaaaaaaattattagtctTCCCAATGGTTTAATCTGCAATGTAACATGGACAAGCCTGGCACATGTAGCAGTacatacttatcaaaaatttatGTAGCATTACATACATGTTCCTTCTATGATAGCAGTACATAGCACTTTCCACAAGTGATCAATCAATGATATGGATTTCCACTTCTATGCATGGACCAGAAGGCCTTTAAATtcttaacaaacaaaaaagaagccACTGATGAGTCTAATCTTGATTTTCAGGCACACGGCTTCAGTTGCAGCAGGAAACCATGGAGTTCCAGTGGTAGTTGCAGGGCATCACTTTGGAAATGCCAGCGGGATGGCTCCTCGTTCACAGTAATAACTCTAGATCTGAGCAttggtttgttatttttgttattgataTGTATCTTAGAAGTACATAGATGTTCCGTATAGAGAAAACACTCCACTTTCTTCACTGGCCACAAGTGGATCATGCATCTGTTTATGGATGTACAGATAAATTATTGGACCCATAGATTTGCACCTAACATCTTACTTTAGGTACTAATGGTCTAGTACAGTTTGCTTTAGCCCTTGTGTTTGTTAGATAATTTGACAGTCTTGACTGGGTGTCGAGAAATTGGCCTAAATTTGTGTGCCTGGCACTCTTCATATATGGGTCAATAGTAATAGGTTCCTTAGTTTATTCAGGCATGTTTTACTCATTGCATGATCTACGCTTGCATCTAGAAAAGGGTCCTCAGGGCCTTGTTCAAGCTTTGGGTTAATTCTTCACTTCAGTTCTCCATCTAATGGAGGTATTCCTTCCTTTTGAAAAATGGTACTGAAAGGATCATTAGATAGGGGttttttgttattcattttATCCTACTGAAGACCAAAATTTTCCTTTCATGGATTACCAAATTCATGGAAAATAAATGTAGGTTCCATTgctctctcttccctttttctCCTACTGCCTGTTCCTCTCATATCCTTCCTTCCAAACCAAGAGAATGCAGGATTTTGTTTTCATTCCTCCCTGGCATGCTCCTTAGCTTTTCTATATCTCTCCTTTATGTTTGAGTTCTCTGCTACTCCTCTCATTTTGTGCAGGCCACCTCATCCTCAAAATATTTACTTGAAAACAACTTTTCATCCTACCCAAAACAAGTAATTTGGTGAAGTTTCGAACTAAAAACTTATACGTAATTGAACTAAAACAAGGAAAGAAAACTAACTAGAAAATACTGTTTTCCttcataaacaaataaagaaagcAAGTGTTAGGATTTCTGTATTAATGCCTAACAGCATACATCAATTTCCCTCTTTTATAAATGTTTATATGTACATTTATGTGGTTATGTATTAACTAGATGCCGATTATTCCAGCATTGCTGTTTACAAGGCATTGTACAGGAGCTTTGGAGGCTTTGCTGCAGATGTAGTCGCTGCCATAGACCAGGTAGATATTATTGGTCTTTTTTCTGCAAATGATCTTCTGTCTCCCAACTAACTTAGTTGCTTTGTAGTTTAGAACCTAGCATGGCAACATTTGATACTCTCAACAATAAGCTTTAATTCTTGTTCTGTTTGTTCTGCTGTAGTTGTGAGACCTATTGCCATTTTTTTGTTTCCCCTTATGGGTTTCAGGTTCTATTTCATCAATATAACCACAGTTGGTTGCATATCTTTTGTCTCACAATATCTTCAGTGGAGTACTTGTCAGACAGTGGGTGTCAATCATTGTATTTTTGTTGCTTAGAAAAGATTTTTTAACTTACCTATGTAAAAGTCAGCCATAAGTATAAGTATCTATCCAAATATGCACTGTCTTGATCTTGATGACATAAATATGCAGGCAGCTCAGGATGGGGTTGACATAATAAGCTTATCTATCACCCCCAATCGGCGGCCTCCTGGTATTGCAACATTTTTTAATCCCATAGACATGGCATTGCTATCTGCTGTAAAGGCTGGAATTTTTGCTGTGCAAGCAGCAGGCAATACTGGACCATCACCTAAGAGCATGTCTTCCTTCAGTCCATGGATCTATACTGTTGGTGCTGTATCTCATGACAGAGTCTATAGTAACTCTATGGTCCTTGGCAATAATTTAACCATTAATGGAGCTGGGCTTGCACgtaagtttgtttgtttgtccccccccccccccccccccccaattaaCTGGTTCATCCCCCTTCAGGTTATTTATAGAAAACCATGTAACAAATACATAGATTCTTGATTCGTGCTATAAGCAACTACTATTTTCGCAGGGGAATAAGATTTCAAAGTGAATTTAAACCAGTCATTATTTTGAACAATTCAAGGTCCATTATATGGTAGCCAATCAACATTTGGATCTGATGAGGGTGTGGCATGTCTCATCAATTGTTGatatatgcaaaattataaGAGAATAGAAGTTAAAGCTGTTTAGAGTTgcaatcatataaaaaaaattaaaaaaaaaaaaggaaaaaactggAAAAAGCAGcacttttcattatttttatatgcaCAATTTTGAGAATGGAAATCACAGTCAAGGTCAAGAATAGATGGCTTCTGTCTTCTACTGGAACACAAAGAAAAAGGACAAGTATGAGTTGCAACCAGGATTGCAGTTCTCACCTTAAACCTTCTCACATAGCTTTTCTGTGGTTTGAGTTTTGGCAAGTGCTTATGCAAGATGGGGGCTTCGTCCATGGCATAGGGATGTCAAAGATAACATTCTTATATGGTTCTAGTCTTAGCCGAAACTTATATGCTATTAGAAATGGTTGAATGATTAAATTGACCTCATCCTAAAGCTTAAGCTTTGGGGACAAGTGTTAGTTATCATATCCATGTGAACAGACACTGGGAATTGAAGGTGAGGGCTGGAACCTGGTTTGTAGCTCATTGTACAAAAATTGGAGCTTCTCTGGGATAGTTTATTCTAAAGGAAGGTAGGGTTTGAAAAATGTGACATCAATTATTTCAAGATGCACTCTGACTGTCCAATCCCATGGTTATATTTTCTTGACTTTTAGAATGGTCAAAGTCAATTATATGCACACAAGTATAGGCAGTTCGATTTTAGAGTAGTCAAAGTCATTTAGAATttctaatttcatttatttagaTAATAGGCAGTTCAATTTTCAgctcatttttttattcagatGCCTATGAGGCTGCTGCCTAATCTCTTACGAGATGGAGTAACTTCAGGATTCTTTCCTCAAAAAAGTTTCTCCAAGAAGAAGCAGTTTAGATGTAAATGAGAAACCTGAACCCTCTTCATATTTGAGCACGATAATTGGGTAGTACCTGTACAGTAATTGTGGTCCATAACCTGAATATTATGATTAAGGTGTAGTCTGGATTAGTTGTTGTGAATCCTACCTGTTCTCATTGTTTATGTATTTGCACAGTTACTTTCACCTTCAAATCATGTCAATGTTGCACAGCTCCTTGTATAGGATTCTATGGCCTACCTCTAGATGCATGCTTTACAACTCAGATGCATATTGTGAATGTAACCAATTGATTTGAAgataaactgatttttttttcttgtttgttcaGCGGGAACAGATGGCACAATGTACACACTGATTCTTGCAACACATGCTTTGAACAATGAGACGACAACGGTCAAGGACATGTATGTGGGTGAATGCCAAGACTCCAGTAGATTCAATCAGGATCTCGTCCAAGGGAACCTCTTGATGTGTAGCTACTCAATACGATTTGTGCTTGGGCTCTCGACTATCAAACAGGCCTTACAAACAGCCAAAAACCTCAGTGCAACTGGTGTTGTGTTCTACATGGACCCCTTTGTAATTGGTTTTCAGCTTAATCCAGTTCCATTGCAAATGCCTGGGATCATAATTCCGTCCTCGGATATTTCCAAGGTTTGGGGTCTTTGTGTTTGATAATGAGTGTGCACATTTTGTTTAGCCATGTGCTCTTGATTAagctcttctctttctctctctctcttacattCATGATCTATATAACAGGTTTTACTTCAATACTACAATTCTTCTTTGGAGAGAGATGAGCTcacaaagaaaattattaaatttgggGCAGTTGCAAGCATCTGTGGTGGACTAAAAGCAAATTACAGCAATGCTGCTCCAAAGGTTATGTATTACTCTGCTAGAGGACCAGATCCAGAAGACGGTTTTCTTGATGATGCTGACATAATGAAACCCAACTTGGTAGCTCCTGGAAATTCAATATGGGCTGCTTGGAGTTCTGTTGGCACTGATTCAGTTGAATTTCAAGGTATGAATACACAGACAATAAATGCTGCAATTATGATTGCCTGCATACTTAGAACCAGAAAAGGGAATATaaatcaccaaaaaaagaaaaataaggattagatcaactttataatttttaatccATAAGTTTCGAAGTTTATCAATTCTTTTAAAACTTACATTctctattaatttataatttttttccacaatttAGGTGAGAACTTTGCAATGATGTCTGGAACAAGCATGGCTGCCCCCCATGTTGCTGGACTTGCCGCACTTATTAAGCAAAATTTCCCCAGTTTCAGTCCTTCAGCCATTGCATCTGCCCTTTCCACCACTGCTTCCCCACATGAAAAGAATGGTGGACCAATAATGGCTCAGCGTGCCTATGCCAACCCGGATCTAAACCAGTCTCCAGCAACTCCCTTTGACATGGGCAGTGGTTTTGTGAATGCAACTGCAGCACTCAATCCGGGTTTGATTTTTGATTCCAGTAAGTCTAATTACATCAAGCCTATATGCTTTATTAGTCAAGAAGTTTCGGGCTATCTATATTATGGAAATTTGGTTGTGATCTTGATCTTGTCATGTACTTTGTTCCTTGGAGGGTACTGAATGTTTGGTTATTAAGAAGCTCTATATTCATATAATAGTGTAGCTGAAAAAGAAGGTTAAGCTGGAGGCATCTAAATATAGGAAAGATAGGATAAGGAATGAAATTGTTTGTTCAAAGGAATAGGTGGCTCCTGTTTAGATAAAGACTAGCGAGAGTTGCACCAATGAGAGAGTGATTTAATTCAAGTTGACAGAGTGAGAGTCAGAAGGAGGCCTATATTAATATGGGTAG
The sequence above is drawn from the Castanea sativa cultivar Marrone di Chiusa Pesio chromosome 5, ASM4071231v1 genome and encodes:
- the LOC142633289 gene encoding subtilisin-like protease SBT2.2 translates to MEISIYWVHLLVVLCLGMFMKSLCHDENTDANVYIVTLRQAPAAHYYGELRSDFTHGSPSSERLNIHKPRFRNTSRTDRRYSSHIAQVHDSLLKRVLRGEKYLKLYSYHYLINGFAVLVTPLQADKLSRRSEVANVILDFSVKTATTHTPQFLGLPNGAWIQEGGFEYAGEGIVIGFVDTGIDPTHPSFADDISEHPYPVPAHFSGICEVTREFPSGSCNRKLVGARHFAASAITRGIFNSTQDYASPFDGDGHGTHTASVAAGNHGVPVVVAGHHFGNASGMAPRSHIAVYKALYRSFGGFAADVVAAIDQAAQDGVDIISLSITPNRRPPGIATFFNPIDMALLSAVKAGIFAVQAAGNTGPSPKSMSSFSPWIYTVGAVSHDRVYSNSMVLGNNLTINGAGLAPGTDGTMYTLILATHALNNETTTVKDMYVGECQDSSRFNQDLVQGNLLMCSYSIRFVLGLSTIKQALQTAKNLSATGVVFYMDPFVIGFQLNPVPLQMPGIIIPSSDISKVLLQYYNSSLERDELTKKIIKFGAVASICGGLKANYSNAAPKVMYYSARGPDPEDGFLDDADIMKPNLVAPGNSIWAAWSSVGTDSVEFQGENFAMMSGTSMAAPHVAGLAALIKQNFPSFSPSAIASALSTTASPHEKNGGPIMAQRAYANPDLNQSPATPFDMGSGFVNATAALNPGLIFDSSYDDYMMFLCGINGSAPVVLNYTGQNCWVYNYTMGGADLNLPSIMIAKLNQSKTIQRSVINVAGNETYTVGWTAPYGVSMKVVPLHFSTVYGERQVLSVYLNATTNSSVASFGRIGLFGNQGHIVNIPLSVIVKMSH